A window of Nicotiana tabacum cultivar K326 chromosome 24, ASM71507v2, whole genome shotgun sequence contains these coding sequences:
- the LOC142178136 gene encoding uncharacterized protein LOC142178136: MSSTLEIEHKAYWAIKVLNLDLSLASKHRLAQMNELEEFRLDAYENARIFKESTKRWHDSLIKLKEFHEGDRVLLYNSRLRLFPRKFKSRWTGLYVVKHVSPYGAIEIQDEGGNEIFKVNGHRLK; this comes from the coding sequence ATGTCATCTACTcttgagatagaacataaagcttattgggcaattAAGGTGCTTAATCTTGACCTTAGTCTTGCAAGCAAACACAGGTTGGCGCAGATGAACGAATTGGAGGAGTTTAGACTGGACGCGTATGAAAATGCGCGAATCTTTAAGGAAAGTACAAAGAGGTGGCATGATAGTCTAATTAAGCTAAAGGAGTTTCATGAAGGGGACAGAGTCTTACTATACAATAGTAGACTTAGGTTGTTCCCTAGAAAATTTAAATCAAGATGGACAGGTTTGTATGTGGTGAAACACGTCTCACCGTATGGCGCCATTGAAATACAGGATGAAGGAGGGAATGAAATTTTTAAGGTGAATGGGCACAGGTTGAAATAG